Proteins co-encoded in one Cervus canadensis isolate Bull #8, Minnesota chromosome 15, ASM1932006v1, whole genome shotgun sequence genomic window:
- the SFT2D3 gene encoding vesicle transport protein SFT2C produces MADLNRQLQEYLAQGKAGGPVAAEPLLAADEAKEPAAGAGAWLGRAGLRWTWTQSPAEPAAGQTCLPSVTRTQRLMASGVCLLLAALCFGLAALYAPVLLLRARKFALLWSLGSALALAGGTLLRGGAACGRLLRGEEAPSRPALLYVVALGATLYAALCLRSTLLTALGACAQVAALLAALLGVLPRGAGTALRFTLGRLGPGAALAKALPV; encoded by the coding sequence ATGGCGGACCTCAACCGCCAGCTGCAGGAATATCTGGCGCAGGGGAAAGCGGGCGGCCCGGTGGCCGCGGAGCCACTGCTCGCCGCGGACGAGGCGAAGGAGCCCGCGGCGGGGGCCGGGGCGTGGTTGGGCCGCGCGGGCCTGCGCTGGACGTGGACACAGAGCCCCGCGGAGCCGGCGGCGGGACAGACGTGTCTGCCCAGCGTGACGCGCACTCAGCGGCTGATGGCGAGTGGCGTGTGCCTGCTGCTGGCTGCGCTCTGCTTCGGCCTGGCCGCACTCTACGCGCCTGTGCTGCTGCTACGCGCCCGGAAGTTCGCGCTGCTGTGGTCGCTGGGCTCTGCGCTGGCACTAGCGGGAGGTACACTCCTGCGAGGCGGCGCAGCGTGTGGACGCCTGCTGCGCGGCGAGGAGGCGCCCTCCCGGCCCGCGCTGCTCTACGTGGTCGCGCTAGGCGCGACTCTGTACGCGGCGCTGTGTCTGCGGAGTACGTTGCTCACAGCGCTGGGCGCCTGCGCACAAGTGGCCGCACTGCTGGCCGCGTTGCTAGGCGTGCTACCCCGGGGCGCGGGCACCGCTCTGCGCTTCACGCTCGGGCGCTTGGGCCCGGGCGCCGCCCTCGCCAAGGCGCTCCCCGTTTGA